The following are encoded together in the Brassica napus cultivar Da-Ae chromosome A9, Da-Ae, whole genome shotgun sequence genome:
- the LOC106420096 gene encoding uncharacterized protein LOC106420096, translating into MQHGGNKSGKSSTNVWANNANLAKTMGALDEFKSGFPSKGLATVSNKWWGTGGQRQDVTEDGGDVKDEEAASEKQSSLLGIRKRIAEEGREALELGVSQGFGSKRPDKRDQHLLSQIFGSSLPKEWVNDSS; encoded by the coding sequence ATGCAGCATGGTGGGAACAAGAGTGGCAAGTCCTCCACCAATGTATGGGCTAACAACGCTAATCTGGCAAAGACAATGGGAGCTTTAGATGAGTTCAAATCTGGATTCCCGTCAAAGGGTTTAGCAACCGTGTCTAACAAATGGTGGGGGACAGGCGGACAACGCCAAGATGTTACTGAAGATGGAGGAGATGTCAAGGACGAAGAAGCAGCTTCTGAGAAGCAGAGTTCTTTGCTAGGTATTAGAAAAAGAATAGCtgaagaaggaagagaagctctTGAGCTTGGTGTCAGTCAAGGGTTTGGTTCCAAAAGACCAGACAAGAGAGATCAGCATCTTCTGTCTCAGATCTTTGGGTCTTCACTGCCAAAGGAATGGGTTAATGATTCTTCCTga